Proteins from one Syngnathus scovelli strain Florida chromosome 9, RoL_Ssco_1.2, whole genome shotgun sequence genomic window:
- the snrnp48 gene encoding U11/U12 small nuclear ribonucleoprotein 48 kDa protein, whose product MSDVLKTTTLQERMEHLQELLEFTEHCQKQIQDLYDALGWSPDNDPDKEPMELCPYDPGHRVPVRSMERHKASCYLRKMGYSSDEQAEMCDSSSSYVNTSVRSYSMDKILQNQVILQARAAAPLMKMEGVFWQGQYSYQPVDVPQNHKRAVCDLTVADRLALYDHVIGVLNQERTVAASGNEELYVDLVSKLKKAEEQNEPKTHLELMAEMRDYKRRRQSYRAKNVHITKKSYTEVIREVIQVHSDELARQWKEEHEEEDKGKKQEADEAREGKSQRRRTDERRSLSSESRRSRSRRHRSRERSRERESKKKKRKRDSRSPEDRHHHSSKKKKKRNERGRSDSS is encoded by the exons ATGTCGGACGTTTTGAAAACCACAACCCTGCAGGAGCGAATGGAACACCTGCAGGAGTTGTTGGAGTTTACAGAACATTGCCAGAAACAGATACAAGACCTGTACGATGCACTGGGCTGGTCACCGGACAACGACCCGGATAAG GAACCTATGGAGCTGTGCCCCTACGATCCCGGCCATCGCGTCCCCGTTCGCAGCATGGAGAGACACAAAGCTTCATGTTACCTCCGAAAGATGGGCTACTCTTCTGACGAGCAG GCCGAAATGTGCGACAGTTCCTCATCTTACGTCAACACCAGCGTCCGCAGCTATTCCATGG aCAAAATCCTTCAGAACCAGGTGATCCTGCAAGCCAGAGCTGCTGCTCCACTCATGAAGATGGAGGGTGTGTTCTGGCAAG GTCAATACTCCTACCAGCCCGTGGACGTGCCGCAAAACCACAAGCGAGCCGTGTGCGACCTCACCGTGGCCGACCGGCTGGCGCTGTACGACCACGTGATCGGCGTCCTCAACCAAGAGAGGACCGTCGCCGCCTCAGGCAATGAGGAGCTTTACGTAGATCTGGTGTCCAAGCTGAAGAAGg CTGAAGAACAGAACGAACCAAAGACGCATTTGGAGCTGATGGCGGAGATGCGGGACTACAAGAGACGGCGGCAGTCCTACCGAGCCAAGAACGTCCATATCACCAAAAAGTCCTACACGGAG GTTATCAGAGAAGTCATCCAGGTCCACTCGGACGAGCTCGCCAGACAGTGGAAGGAAGAGCATGAAGAGGAGGACAAGGGGAAAAAACAAGAGGCGGATGAGGCCAGAGAAGGAAAATCCCAAAG GCGTCGGACGGACGAAAGGCGTTCTTTATCCTCGGAGTCCCGCAGATCACGTAGCAGACGCCACCGTAGCCGCGAGAGGAGTCGCGAGAGAGaaagcaagaagaagaaaaggaagaG AGATTCACGTTCCCCAGAGGACAGACACCACCACAGcagcaagaagaaaaagaaaaggaatgaGCGAGGAAGGAGTGACAGTTCTTGA
- the zgc:113232 gene encoding collagen alpha-2(IX) chain — protein sequence MGAFGDKASSPWTLLVLLLCIVNCALCQEDYSGNHSGEDHTYEGSILDPYDHLRPPQPESSHGYDEDQNPEEDDYDPYGPAPTQVTMITEDAFPYVTTTESHYAKEDKLGRRKVPFRPQRPDDSEEEFDGNAGLGEEGPTECDCEPGEPGFAGFAGPKGLRGHQGKMGAPGHQGREGYKGTKGVHGRRGDAGPVGDPGPEGEDGGSGFMGGMGEPGLIGARGEPGGPGLKGDAGMEGPRGGVGGPGNLGSRGDPGTPGSRGGKGPKGSVGEEGKVGVQGQDGSKGQTGAPGFPGDIGDRGYNGYFGQPGGRGPTGTKGTKGLGGIPGSDGDPGEDGPIGVPGLMGEPGFFGAKGSKGEPGVRGPRGRVGSLGPAGEQGDAGIPGKPGPTGLQGPIGPKGETGPDGVTGAKGRGGIKGQKGQKGSLGDRGDKGERGPKGAVGRLGNAGPVGPPGVPGTRGARGPIGDSGVKGQAGPKGVQGSIGPGLSDEQVLQLCRGVVTAQISQYAASIRAKCTQGCPINNRTLIGPPGTKGPPGPAGKTGKAGKAGSKGGRGVQGDRGLEGEKGSQGERGKKGPKGIVGDPGKGFQGLDGPQGVPGFPGEPGVAKNGMEGPRGARGFPGRMGITGMMGIAGVPGFCEARDCSIHAPVMRKEQGLVKGPTAQLLN from the exons ATGGGAGCCTTCGGTGACAAG gcGTCCTCGCCGTGGACGCTGCTCGTCCTGCTGCTGTGCATCGTCAACTGCGCTCTCTGCCAGGAAGACTATTCCGGAAACCACTCGG GCGAGGATCACACCTATGAAGGCTCCATCCTGGACCCCTATGACCACTTGAGGCCCCCGCAGCCAG AGTCTTCCCACGGTTACGACGAGGACCAGAATCCAGAGGAGGATGACTACGACCCCTACGGGCCCGCCCCCACCCAGGTCACCATGATCACAGAGGACGCCTTCCCCTACGTTACCACCACGGAGTCGCATTACGCCAAGGAGGACAAGCTGGGTCGGAGGAAG GTCCCATTCAGGCCCCAACGACCTGACGACTCAGAAGAGGAGTTCGATGGCAACGCAGGCCTCGGCGAGGAGGGTCCCACCGAGTGCGACTGCGAGCCGGGAGAACCAGGATTTGCCGGCTTTGCTGGACCCAAG GGCTTGCGGGGCCACCAGGGTAAAATGGGAGCGCCAGGACACCAAGGCAGAGAG GGTTATAAAGGAACAAAAGGAGTACATGGCCGAAGAGGAGATGCTGGTCCAGTG GGTGATCCCGGACCCGAAGGCGAAGATGGAGGTTCAGGTTTTATGGGCGGCATG GGAGAACCAGGACTTATAGGTGCCCGGGGTGAGCCTGGCGGGCCGGGTCTGAAG GGTGATGCCGGCATGGAGGGACCACGAGGAGGAGTTGGAGGGCCTGGTAACTTA ggttcTCGTGGTGATCCTGGTACCCCGGGATCAAGGGGAGGTAAAGGTCCCAAG GGTTCCGTGGGTGAAGAGGGCAAAGTCGGAGTTCAAGGACAAGATGGAAGCAAG GGTCAGACTGGAGCGCCCGGATTCCCAGGAGACATTGGCGACAGAGGATACAAT GGTTATTTTGGCCAGCCTGGTGGCCGTGGACCCACCGGAACAAAG GGTACCAAAGGTCTTGGTGGCATTCCAGGCAGCGATGGTGACCCTGGAGAAGAT GGTCCCATAGGTGTCCCGGGTCTGATGGGCGAGCCAGGTTTCTTCGGGGCTAAG GGAAGCAAAGGCGAGCCCGGCGTTCGAGGACCTCGAGGCAGAGTGGGCTCTCTG GGTCCTGCAGGTGAGCAAGGAGATGCTGGGATACCTGGCAAACCAGGACCAACAGGTCTCCAGGGACCCATC GGGCCCAAAGGCGAGACCGGACCAGACGGGGTCACG GGTGCGAAGGGTAGGGGAGGGATCAAGggacaaaaaggacaaaag GGGTCACTTGGTGACCGTGGCGACAAAGGAGAG CGGGGTCCAAAAGGTGCAGTTGGTCGACTCGGCAACGCCGGCCCCGTGGGTCCTCCCGGCGTCCCGGGGACCCGAGGAGCCCGCGGCCCCATTGGAGATTCGGGTGTCAAAGGCCAAGCCGGACCCAAAGGCGTGCAAGGTTCCATT GGTCCCGGGTTGTCAGATGAGCAGGTGCTGCAGCTGTGCCGAGGCGTGGTTACAGCTCAGATCTCGCAGTACGCCGCCTCCATTCGGGCCAAGTGCACGCAAGGCTGCCCCATCAACAACCGTACGCTCATCGGACCCCCTGGAACCAAAGGACCTCCGGGACCAGCCGGCAAAACT GGCAAAGCGGGTAAAGCTGGATCTAAGGGAGGCCGTGGTGTTCAGGGAGACCGAGGCCTAGAGGGAGAGAAAGGATCACAGGGAGAACGAG GCAAAAAGGGTCCTAAAGGAATTGTAGGTGATCCAGGAAAAGGCTTCCAGGGACTTGATGGACCACAAGGGGTCCCTG GTTTTCCGGGTGAGCCTGGCGTTGCCAAAAATGGCATGGAAGGTCCGCGCGGTGCCCGCGGGTTCCCGGGTCGGATGGGTATCACCGGGATGATGGGAATCGCCGGCGTTCCGGGTTTCTGCGAGGCTCGAGACTGCAGCATCCACGCGCCGGTGATGCGCAAAGAGCAGGGTCTGGTTAAGGGACCGACCGCGCAGCTCCTAAACTAA
- the cfap418 gene encoding cilia- and flagella-associated protein 418: MDDDLDELLDEVEKKFCRNISVSPASSKGGGQCGKDRDERPRNVGCEQKIKSIKEDIDAALKELQDEDHSDAPWAKTVPPHKGHLDDQIHSQPGGRKCCPVYLGGSGVAKGVGTAASKRSCDQLRCTSCDFRVLTFDDCEWDSSCDYLFLRNNMPDHGKLGAKLRKRKGVRAYACQCSWFAVSEATDVSMQPQLRWACARHPA; encoded by the exons ATGGACGACGACCTGGACGAGCTGTTGGACGAGGTGGAAAAGAAGTTCTGTCGCAACATTTCCGTCAGCCCGGCGAGCTCCAAGGGGGGAGGACAGTGCGGTAAAGACAGGGACGAGCGCCCGCGGAATGTCGG ATGTGAACAGAAGATAAAAAGCATCAAGGAGGACATTGATGCTGCCTTGAAGGAATTACAAGATGAAGACCATAGTGATGCTCCTTGGGCAAAG ACCGTGCCACCTCACAAAGGACACTTGGACGACCAGATTCATTCTCAACCAGGAGGGAGAAA GTGCTGTCCCGTTTACCTGGGAGGGAGCGGCGTGGCAAAAGGAGTTGGAACGGCCGCTTCCAAGAG GTCATGTGACCAGCTGAGGTGCACTTCCTGCGACTTCCGGGTGTTGACGTTTGACGACTGCGAGTGGGACTCGTCGTGTGATTATCTCTTCCTCAG GAATAACATGCCTGATCATGGGAAGCTGGGAGCCAAGCTGAGAAAGAGGAAGGGCGTCCGGGCGTACGCTTGCCAGTGCAGCTGGTTCGCCGTCTCAGAGGCCACGGACGTGTCGATGCAGCCGCAGCTCAGATGGGCGTGCGCAAGACACCCGGCCTAA
- the wdr73 gene encoding WD repeat-containing protein 73 isoform X2: protein MEVSEFDEFIDDWFIESLKTYRDLHVYQLEFPTRVIEWTSGKTICVAGYNKSTKNQILELSLPRKLFAEENKGLCAERDFKVLHGGFSPGPVSVLKHIPGTRLTVTNDGLTSDLHVWNLGGDDSDVITKVASFPDSKESSGGVKMAARLRPQPEVLHGCRGNDIRLTQLTTGQTLYQLASACEEHVTSLHFLSDAVFLAACANGDVLTVDTRTSAPPQLAPAPPSNDSDVWWADVAGFGLVRVSSSGRAAVADLRDPGAVVRRAQLAVGTLRGGSDDVNVSWAPALDDIIAVSGFGSSVQIYDTSSWGADGRDARPLFEHRGHAVCSPQSSSQAEGGAVAVTHHIWHPKERRTLVSAADDTSLHVWDWISQSQSR from the exons ATGGAAGTTTCTGAATTTGACGAATTCATAGACGACTGGTTTATCGAATCTTTGAAAAC ATACAGAGACCTTCATGTGTATCAGCTGGAGTTTCCCACCCGAGTCATAGAGTGGACTTCAGGGAAAA CCATCTGTGTGGCAGGTTACAACAAATccaccaaaaatcaaattttggAGCTCAGTTTGCCTCGAAAACTCTTTGCTGAAGAAAACAAG GGTCTCTGTGCCGAACGGGATTTCAAAGTGCTCCACGGTGGATTTTCTCCAGGTCCTGTCAGCGTTCTCAAACATATCCCAGGAACCAG gctgaCTGTGACTAACGACGGGCTGACCTCTGACCTGCACGTCTGGAACCTTGGGGGCGATGACAGCG ATGTCATAACAAAGGTGGCGAGCTTCCCGGATTCCAAGGAAAGCTCGGGTGGCGTCAAGATGGCGGCTCGGCTCCGGCCGCAACCGGAAGTTCTTCACGGGTGTCGGGGCAACGACATTAGGCTGACCCAGCTCACCACAGGACAGACGCTCTACCAGCTCG CGTCAGCTTGCGAAGAGCATGTGACCAGTTTGCACTTTTTAAGCGACGCCGTCTTCTTGGCTGCCTGCGCCAACGGCGACGTTCTCACCGTGGACACGCGGACGTCGGCGCCTCCTCAGCTGGCACCTGCTCCTCCATCGAATGATTCTGACGTGTGGTGGGCGGACGTGGCCGGATTCGGGCTGGTCCGCGTGTCGTCATCCGGGCGGGCGGCGGTGGCGGACCTAAGGGACCCGGGGGCCGTTGTGCGGCGGGCTCAGCTAGCGGTAGGCACGTTGCGTGGCGGTTCGGATGACGTCAACGTGTCGTGGGCGCCGGCGttggatgacatcatcgctGTGTCAG GTTTCGGCAGCTCGGTCCAAATCTACGACACGTCCTCGTGGGGAGCAGATGGCCGTGACGCCCGTCCGCTTTTCGAGCATCGCGGCCACGCCGTGTGTTCTCCGCAATCGTCCAGTCAAGCTGAAGGTGGCGCTGTTGCCGTCACTCATCACATTTGGCATCCCAAAGAGCGCAGGACGCTGGTGTCCGCCGCTGACGACACATCGCTGCACGTGTGGGACTGGATCAGCCAATCGCAATCCAGGTAA
- the wdr73 gene encoding WD repeat-containing protein 73 isoform X1 produces the protein MDWTYGPGGPGNHHPNPGNYPAGGNMPSSYGYEMSSNYLPPGFPCAFPPPQHPPMGYFPTGPPPLPTYPPAVPTFNWNPPQNDFQPPSEFLPEAPVDEKALQRKQDEQWLSHFLQRRSREMKEDARTPKSRSHPEFGAVLRDAAALASHLSDSCRNLTDKLQEDNVAWSAAYGDALRLKQDLQDKLASLADGLEAKKRHVARVRERRLKSKQKAEMLRAEREARRAEKESVVDKWRLRQIHQAEEEKKERELKLAADSVLCEVRKKQSDIKRMQDILRSLEKLRRLRKDAATRRGVNTGEDEDTAFQRQLDGLRRVIKARTNIYTTEEKALTVMLDSVQEEERRALKKERERRQKHKMDAMLFGEEKPVDPALRPYAEYYAQAESSLHALLHIRRQWDIFLVPDDHCDGTTVPPGWILPQLPSSSAWAVALVD, from the coding sequence atggactggaCATACGGCCCCGGCGGGCCTGGGAACCACCACCCAAATCCCGGCAATTACCCCGCCGGCGGAAACATGCCGAGCAGCTATGGGTACGAAATGTCCTCCAATTATCTTCCCCCTGGATTTCCTTGCGCTTTCCCACCTCCGCAACATCCTCCTATGGGTTACTTCCCCACCGGTCCCCCTCCGCTTCCGACGTATCCGCCAGCGGTCCCGACTTTTAACTGGAATCCTCCACAAAATGACTTCCAGCCACCCAGTGAGTTTCTTCctgaggctcctgttgatgaaaAAGCGCTCCAGAGGAAGCAAGATGAGCAATGGCTGagtcattttttacaaagaagatCTAGAGAGATGAAGGAAGACGCTCGAACGCCGAAGTCACGATCTCATCCAGAATTCGGAGCCGTCTTGCGTGATGCCGCCGCTCTGGCTTCCCACTTGTCCGACTCCTGCCGAAACCTCACTGACAAGCTGCAGGAGGACAACGTCGCTTGGTCTGCTGCCTACGGAGACGCTTTACGACTAAAACAGGACCTCCAGGATAAACTGGCGAGTCTGGCGGACGGGCTTGAAGCGAAAAAGCGGCACGTGGCCCGGGTGCGAGAGCGGCGGTTGAAAAGcaagcaaaaagcagagatgttGCGAGCCGAGCGGGAGGCGCGACGAGCCGAGAAGGAGAGCGTTGTGGACAAATGGCGGCTGCGACAAATCCACCAagcggaggaggagaagaaggagcGCGAGTTGAAGCTGGCGGCAGACTCGGTCCTGTGCGAGGTCCGCAAGAAGCAGAGCGACATCAAGCGCATGCAGGACATCTTGCGCTCGCTGGAGAAGCTACGGCGCCTTCGCAAGGACGCCGCCACCCGCAGAGGGGTGAATACCGGCGAGGATGAGGACACGGCCTTCCAGCGCCAACTGGACGGGCTGCGGCGCGTCATCAAGGCCAGGACGAATATCTACACAACGGAGGAAAAGGCGCTGACGGTGATGCTGGACAGCGTGCAAGAGGAAGAGCGGCGAGCGCTCAAGAAGGAAAGGGAGAGGCGGCAAAAGCACAAAATGGACGCCATGCTGTTCGGCGAGGAGAAGCCCGTCGACCCCGCCCTGCGGCCGTACGCCGAGTACTACGCCCAGGCGGAGTCCTCGCTGCATGCTTTGCTTCACATACGCCGACAGTGGGACATCTTCCTGGTGCCCGATGATCATTGTGACGGGACCACTGTCCCGCCGGGATGGATCCTGCCCCAGTTGCCGTCCAGCTCGGCCTGGGCCGTCGCTCTGGTGGACTGA
- the plekhf2 gene encoding pleckstrin homology domain-containing family F member 2: MVDRLANSEANSKRISVVEGCFGAAGQPLAIPGRVLIGEGVLTKLCRKKPKARQFFLFNDILVYGNIVLQKKKYNKQHIIPLESVTIDTVPDEGELRNGWLIKTPTKSFAVYAATATEKSEWMNHISKCVQELLQKSGKAPAGEHAAVWVPDSEAAVCMRCQKVKFTPVSRRHHCRKCGFVVCGPCSEKKYLLPSQSSKPVRVCQFCYSELMAGGRSDSVGGRTGNFRDISDDDDDDDDSSD; encoded by the coding sequence atgGTTGACCGCCTGGCCAACAGCGAGGCCAACTCCAAGCGCATCTCGGTCGTGGAGGGCTGCTTCGGGGCGGCAGGCCAGCCCCTGGCCATCCCGGGCCGCGTCCTGATCGGCGAGGGCGTCCTCACCAAGCTGTGCCGCAAGAAGCCCAAGGCGCGCCAGTTCTTCCTCTTCAACGACATCCTGGTCTACGGCAACATCGTGCTGCAGAAGAAAAAGTACAACAAGCAGCACATCATCCCGTTAGAGAGCGTCACCATCGACACGGTGCCCGACGAGGGCGAGCTGCGCAACGGCTGGCTCATCAAGACGCCCACCAAGTCCTTCGCCGTCTACGCCGCCACCGCCACCGAGAAGTCCGAGTGGATGAACCACATCAGCAAGTGCGTCCAGGAGCTGCTCCAGAAGAGCGGCAAGGCGCCGGCCGGCGAGCACGCCGCCGTCTGGGTGCCCGACTCGGAGGCGGCCGTCTGCATGCGCTGCCAGAAGGTCAAGTTCACGCCCGTCAGCCGCCGCCACCACTGCCGCAAGTGCGGCTTTGTGGTGTGCGGGCCCTGCTCGGAGAAGAAGTACCTGCTGCCCAGCCAGTCGTCCAAACCCGTGCGCGTCTGCCAGTTCTGCTACAGCGAGCTGATGGCCGGCGGGCGCTCCGACTCGGTCGGCGGACGCACCGGGAACTTCCGCGACATctcggacgacgacgacgatgacgacgacagCAGCGACTGA